The Clostridia bacterium genome window below encodes:
- a CDS encoding threonylcarbamoyl-AMP synthase, with protein METKIGKNREDIALGAELIRRGELVAFPTETVYGLGGNALDKDASKKIYAVKGRPSDNPLIVHLTEWKQVKNVAYPTAEAKALFDAFCPGPLTMILKKLPIVPDETTGGRNTVALRFPSHPVARELIALSGVPIAAPSANVSKHVSPTSASHVFDDLDGRIPLILDGGNSEVGIESTIVDLTAETPTVLRPGAITKEMIESVLGKAQNFSGEIKEALAPGMKYKHYSPRVPCYLSAKKRIEAALALLAEKGIEAVLIARGKTIAETGAKNFISLGDSPKEAQNRVYAALRDAEKFEAAIIEELPAEEGYFAAMDRIKKATGGLYL; from the coding sequence ATGGAAACGAAGATCGGGAAAAACAGAGAGGATATCGCGCTCGGCGCGGAACTGATTCGAAGAGGAGAGCTCGTCGCTTTCCCGACCGAAACGGTCTACGGGCTCGGCGGCAACGCCCTCGATAAGGACGCGAGCAAAAAGATCTACGCCGTCAAAGGTCGCCCGTCCGACAATCCTTTGATCGTCCATTTGACCGAGTGGAAACAGGTAAAAAACGTCGCCTATCCGACCGCGGAAGCCAAGGCGCTGTTCGACGCGTTCTGTCCCGGTCCGCTGACGATGATCTTAAAAAAGCTTCCGATCGTCCCGGACGAGACGACCGGCGGGAGAAACACCGTCGCCCTTCGCTTCCCCTCTCACCCCGTCGCGAGGGAATTGATCGCTCTTTCGGGCGTTCCGATCGCGGCGCCGAGCGCAAACGTCAGCAAACACGTTTCTCCGACTTCCGCTTCTCACGTCTTCGACGACTTAGACGGGCGCATCCCCTTGATCCTCGACGGCGGAAACTCCGAAGTCGGGATCGAAAGCACGATCGTCGATCTGACGGCGGAGACGCCGACCGTCCTTCGCCCCGGCGCGATTACGAAAGAGATGATCGAAAGCGTCCTCGGGAAAGCGCAAAACTTTTCGGGCGAGATCAAAGAAGCGCTTGCACCCGGAATGAAATATAAGCACTATTCGCCCCGCGTCCCCTGCTATCTTTCCGCAAAAAAGAGGATCGAAGCCGCGCTCGCGCTCCTCGCGGAAAAGGGAATCGAAGCCGTCCTCATCGCGAGAGGAAAGACGATCGCGGAAACAGGAGCGAAAAATTTCATTTCCCTCGGGGATTCGCCGAAGGAAGCGCAAAACCGCGTATACGCCGCCCTGCGCGACGCGGAAAAATTCGAGGCGGCGATCATTGAAGAACTGCCCGCGGAGGAAGGCTATTTCGCCGCGATGGATCGAATCAAAAAAGCTACGGGAGGACTGTATTTATGA
- a CDS encoding low molecular weight protein arginine phosphatase: MKLIFVCSGNTCRSPMAECAFEDMLKKEGVEGVEVESRGVVAAVGKPISENAVKALEKKGIPVKKDHVATQITTDDILAADLVICMTERHKMRLGCLPKVFTIAQLTGSMDVADPFGGDEATYEKCLDEIIDDLKKLMPIIKRQLTL, from the coding sequence ATGAAACTGATTTTCGTTTGCAGCGGAAACACTTGCCGTTCGCCGATGGCGGAATGCGCCTTTGAAGATATGCTGAAAAAGGAAGGCGTGGAAGGAGTCGAAGTCGAAAGTCGCGGCGTCGTCGCGGCGGTCGGAAAGCCGATCAGCGAGAACGCGGTCAAAGCCCTCGAAAAGAAAGGGATCCCCGTAAAAAAGGATCACGTCGCGACGCAGATCACGACGGACGATATTCTCGCGGCGGATCTCGTCATCTGCATGACCGAGCGCCACAAAATGCGCCTCGGCTGCCTGCCGAAAGTCTTTACGATCGCCCAACTGACCGGTTCGATGGACGTAGCCGATCCCTTCGGCGGCGACGAAGCCACCTACGAAAAGTGCCTTGACGAAATCATTGATGACCTCAAAAAACTGATGCCGATCATCAAAAGGCAGTTGACGCTGTAA
- the cadA gene encoding cadmium-translocating P-type ATPase: protein MKKTYGVGGMTCSACSLGIEKCVGKIEGVESVAVSLLDKSMTVTFSGGDEKEKEIFAAVRALGYSVYPYGEAKNGSSEAAALKRRFFFSLAFLIPLLYFSMGKMLSLPEPPAVVSFSVQCLLALAVSFVGRKFYFGGIRALIKGVPNMDTLVSLASFASLCYSVVVTVLTFAGKGGYMVFYESSAMVLTLVTLGKFLEEKSKARTGSEIEKLMKMMPETVCVRIGEEEKTVSLSEVQAGDEIVLRVGDRVPVDGEIVFGSCFADESAVTGENLAAERSVGEKLLSGSRIESGFAVLRAEKVGEDSTFARIVRMVRAAASSKAPVQRVADKIAGVFVPVVTGLALLAFAIWLGVTKNPDLAFKYGVSVLVISCPCALGLATPVAIMAAAGKGASLGVLYKDAASVETLSKVDLVLLDKTATLTEGKPEVVLFKNLGALPDSEVFALAFAAEERSSHPLAACIKAYCGKGDKTVDSFEYLAGKGGVAVIEGKTYFIGTAALFPYPIEIKLGKEAEGGTVVWFGSKEELLAVFALRDKIKSGAKETVDVLTDHSIRPVLCTGDKESAAKVVGESLGIEEIRAETLPDQKAAIAKEYREKGFVVAMTGDGINDAPALKSADVGVAMGSGTGVAIDTADVVLRSGDIRSLADAILLAKRTFRVIKGNLFWAFFYNVVAIPIAAGAFASLGLSLTPSISAAAMSLSSLFVVTNALRLNGYKRAIPAEEADCGGACALMTPETEKEQENGRLIESSDPAIQNVEKEEEETMLFKKEPKVTLTIEGMMCEHCKDRVAKALSEVAGVKSVRVNLIAKTATVTGSAELSALKDAVEKAGYEVK, encoded by the coding sequence ATGAAAAAGACTTACGGCGTCGGCGGTATGACGTGTTCCGCCTGTTCGCTCGGAATTGAAAAATGCGTCGGAAAGATCGAAGGAGTCGAAAGCGTCGCGGTGTCCCTGCTCGATAAAAGCATGACCGTGACCTTTTCGGGGGGCGATGAAAAAGAGAAGGAAATCTTCGCCGCGGTTCGCGCCCTCGGCTATTCGGTCTATCCTTACGGCGAAGCGAAAAACGGCTCGTCCGAGGCGGCGGCTCTCAAACGCCGTTTCTTCTTTTCGCTCGCGTTTCTGATCCCGCTTTTGTACTTCTCAATGGGGAAAATGCTTTCTCTGCCCGAGCCGCCCGCGGTCGTCTCGTTCTCCGTTCAATGTCTTCTCGCGCTTGCGGTTTCTTTCGTCGGTCGGAAGTTTTATTTCGGCGGGATTCGCGCGCTTATAAAAGGCGTCCCGAATATGGACACCCTCGTTTCTCTCGCTTCTTTCGCTTCGCTTTGTTACAGCGTCGTCGTGACGGTTTTGACCTTTGCGGGGAAGGGCGGTTATATGGTCTTTTACGAGTCTTCCGCGATGGTTCTGACTCTCGTCACGCTCGGCAAATTTTTGGAAGAAAAGAGCAAAGCGCGGACGGGGAGCGAGATCGAAAAGCTGATGAAGATGATGCCGGAAACGGTTTGCGTGCGAATCGGCGAAGAGGAAAAGACGGTTTCTTTATCCGAAGTGCAAGCGGGGGACGAGATCGTCCTTCGCGTGGGCGACCGCGTTCCCGTGGACGGGGAAATCGTCTTCGGCTCTTGTTTTGCGGATGAATCCGCCGTGACGGGAGAGAACCTCGCCGCGGAGCGATCGGTCGGAGAAAAGCTCCTTTCGGGAAGTCGGATCGAAAGCGGATTTGCGGTCCTGCGCGCCGAGAAAGTCGGGGAAGATTCGACTTTCGCGCGCATCGTCCGTATGGTCCGGGCGGCGGCTTCGTCCAAAGCGCCCGTTCAGCGCGTCGCGGATAAGATTGCGGGCGTCTTCGTTCCCGTCGTTACGGGGCTTGCGCTTCTCGCTTTCGCGATTTGGCTCGGCGTTACGAAAAATCCCGATCTCGCGTTTAAGTACGGGGTCAGCGTCCTCGTGATCTCTTGCCCCTGCGCGCTCGGACTCGCCACGCCCGTCGCGATCATGGCGGCGGCGGGGAAAGGCGCGAGCCTCGGCGTCCTCTATAAGGATGCGGCGTCGGTGGAGACGCTGAGCAAAGTCGATCTCGTTTTGCTGGATAAGACCGCGACTTTGACCGAAGGAAAACCCGAAGTCGTCCTCTTTAAAAACCTCGGCGCGCTTCCCGACTCAGAAGTCTTCGCGCTTGCGTTCGCCGCCGAAGAGCGTTCGTCTCACCCCTTGGCGGCGTGTATCAAAGCCTATTGCGGAAAAGGGGATAAGACCGTCGATTCTTTCGAGTATCTCGCGGGCAAAGGCGGGGTCGCGGTCATTGAAGGAAAAACCTATTTTATCGGGACTGCCGCGCTTTTTCCCTATCCGATCGAAATCAAGCTCGGAAAGGAAGCGGAAGGCGGGACCGTCGTCTGGTTCGGAAGCAAAGAAGAGCTTCTCGCCGTTTTCGCCCTTCGCGATAAGATCAAATCGGGCGCGAAAGAGACGGTGGATGTCTTGACCGATCACTCGATCCGACCCGTCCTTTGCACGGGGGATAAAGAGAGCGCGGCGAAGGTCGTCGGGGAATCTTTGGGGATCGAAGAGATCCGCGCGGAAACCCTTCCCGATCAAAAAGCCGCGATCGCCAAAGAGTATCGGGAGAAAGGTTTCGTCGTCGCGATGACGGGCGACGGGATCAACGACGCGCCCGCTTTGAAGTCGGCGGACGTCGGCGTCGCGATGGGCTCGGGAACGGGCGTCGCAATCGACACGGCGGACGTCGTCCTTCGGTCGGGCGATATCCGTTCTCTCGCGGACGCGATCCTGCTCGCCAAAAGGACGTTCCGCGTAATCAAAGGCAATTTGTTTTGGGCGTTTTTCTATAACGTCGTCGCGATCCCGATCGCGGCGGGCGCATTCGCTTCGCTCGGTTTGTCGCTGACTCCGTCGATCTCGGCGGCGGCGATGAGTCTGAGCTCTCTGTTCGTCGTGACGAACGCGCTTCGATTGAACGGCTATAAAAGGGCGATCCCCGCGGAAGAGGCTGATTGCGGCGGGGCTTGCGCGCTTATGACCCCCGAAACCGAAAAAGAGCAAGAGAACGGGCGTTTGATCGAATCAAGCGATCCCGCAATTCAAAACGTAGAAAAAGAGGAGGAAGAAACTATGTTATTCAAAAAAGAACCCAAAGTAACCCTTACGATCGAAGGAATGATGTGCGAGCATTGCAAAGATCGCGTCGCAAAAGCGCTTTCCGAGGTTGCGGGCGTTAAAAGCGTCAGAGTCAATCTTATTGCGAAAACCGCCACGGTCACCGGTTCCGCCGAACTCTCCGCGTTGAAAGACGCCGTCGAGAAGGCGGGGTATGAGGTGAAATAA
- a CDS encoding ABC transporter permease gives MLKKKLIRTFGQYKAQFLSMIIMIAIGIGIFIGFNMEWYAIEKNTGSFFEETGFADYRVYTESPLGFSASDLKKVAEIEGVDEAALFLSADVNLDGDRKKSLALTVSTNEKVSFFKLMSGEAYDETSADGVWLSDAFASANGFRIGDPLDLVYEGRKYSLSIKGLAKSSEYLICVPDSGQMMPDYERYGFAYVSPAFYKSVTGFSRYPAIYIRSSLGEKQMKHAVNKAFSKTTLVLTRNETVSYAEAMGESTEGKSMGAILPVVFLLIAVLTMITTMHRIAAKERTQIGILKALGFRDKTVLAHYTSLSLFIGLIGAVFGIGIGYLVCYIIMNPHGAMGTYFDMPRWTLYMPWFAAVLTVVIVLLLTLVGYLSVRKTLSESPAETLRPRLGGKAKRVLLERTGAWNKLSFGAKWNTRDILRHKSRMLMSLIGVIGCTVILVGAMGMKDTMDSFVNSYYYDAMNYNSRIYLTANVTDETVRSLLDAYDGDSEATVAAELDGKAISMEIYNVTHDNVRFLGEKKGNVTLPADGAYICSRLAEEFSVKKGDVIVLSPFGKNKEYEVVIKGVVRSLTESVVLSNAYADALGIEYKADSIYTAAEKESIASSPFIKSVQSKADIIKSFDSFMSVMNLMIILLIVAGVILGTVVLYNLGTMGYNERYIEMATLKVVGFKDKKIAGLLVGENLFLTLIGLILGLPLGVLVLKILLVTLASEYEMRLVLGALTYTVSVLLTLGVSLLVSLLVARKNKKIDMVAALKAPE, from the coding sequence ATGTTGAAGAAAAAACTCATCCGAACCTTCGGACAATACAAAGCGCAATTCCTTTCGATGATCATCATGATCGCGATCGGGATCGGCATTTTCATCGGGTTCAATATGGAATGGTACGCGATCGAGAAGAACACGGGCTCTTTCTTCGAAGAAACCGGGTTCGCCGATTATCGGGTCTATACGGAGAGCCCTTTGGGCTTTTCTGCGTCCGATCTGAAAAAGGTCGCGGAGATCGAGGGCGTGGACGAAGCGGCGCTGTTTTTATCCGCGGACGTAAATCTCGACGGCGATCGGAAAAAATCTCTCGCGTTGACCGTGTCCACCAATGAAAAGGTCTCTTTCTTTAAGCTGATGAGCGGTGAAGCTTACGACGAGACGAGCGCGGACGGCGTTTGGCTTTCGGACGCTTTCGCTTCCGCAAACGGATTTCGGATCGGAGATCCTCTCGATCTCGTCTACGAAGGGCGCAAATATTCGCTCTCGATCAAAGGGCTCGCAAAATCGTCGGAGTATCTGATCTGCGTCCCCGATTCCGGGCAGATGATGCCCGATTACGAGCGGTACGGCTTCGCTTACGTCTCTCCCGCGTTTTATAAATCCGTAACGGGCTTTTCCCGTTATCCCGCGATCTATATTCGTTCTTCGCTCGGAGAAAAGCAGATGAAACACGCCGTCAATAAAGCCTTTTCCAAGACGACCTTGGTCCTGACGAGAAACGAAACGGTTTCCTACGCCGAGGCGATGGGCGAATCGACGGAAGGAAAATCGATGGGCGCGATCCTCCCGGTCGTCTTCCTGTTGATCGCGGTTTTGACGATGATCACGACGATGCACCGTATCGCCGCGAAGGAGCGCACGCAGATCGGGATCTTAAAAGCGCTCGGTTTCCGCGATAAAACGGTCTTGGCGCATTATACCTCGTTGAGTTTGTTTATCGGATTGATCGGCGCGGTCTTCGGGATCGGGATCGGCTACCTCGTCTGCTATATCATAATGAATCCGCACGGCGCGATGGGGACGTACTTCGATATGCCGCGGTGGACTTTGTATATGCCTTGGTTCGCCGCCGTCCTGACGGTCGTCATCGTCCTGCTTTTGACCCTCGTCGGATATCTTTCCGTTCGCAAGACGCTCTCGGAAAGTCCCGCGGAGACCCTTCGCCCCCGCTTGGGCGGTAAAGCGAAACGCGTTCTTCTCGAACGGACGGGCGCGTGGAACAAGCTCTCCTTCGGCGCGAAATGGAACACGCGCGATATTCTTCGTCATAAGTCGAGAATGCTGATGAGTTTGATCGGCGTGATCGGGTGCACCGTCATTTTGGTCGGCGCAATGGGAATGAAAGACACGATGGATTCTTTCGTAAATTCCTATTACTATGACGCGATGAATTACAATTCGCGCATTTATCTGACCGCAAACGTAACGGATGAAACCGTCCGCTCACTTTTGGACGCTTACGACGGCGATTCCGAGGCGACGGTCGCGGCGGAACTGGACGGAAAAGCGATTTCGATGGAAATCTATAACGTGACGCACGATAACGTCCGTTTCCTCGGAGAGAAAAAGGGGAACGTCACTCTTCCCGCGGACGGCGCGTATATTTGCAGTCGACTCGCGGAAGAGTTCTCTGTAAAAAAAGGCGACGTAATCGTCCTGTCGCCCTTCGGAAAGAATAAAGAATATGAGGTCGTCATCAAAGGCGTCGTCCGTTCTTTGACGGAAAGCGTCGTCCTGTCGAACGCCTATGCGGACGCTCTCGGGATCGAATACAAAGCGGATTCGATCTATACCGCCGCGGAGAAAGAAAGCATCGCTTCGTCGCCTTTCATCAAGAGCGTTCAATCCAAAGCGGATATCATTAAATCGTTCGATAGCTTTATGTCGGTCATGAACTTGATGATCATTCTTTTGATCGTAGCGGGCGTGATCCTCGGAACGGTGGTTTTGTATAACCTCGGAACGATGGGATATAACGAACGCTATATCGAGATGGCGACGTTGAAAGTCGTCGGATTCAAGGATAAAAAGATCGCGGGGCTTCTCGTCGGCGAAAACCTGTTTTTGACGTTGATCGGGTTGATCCTCGGTTTGCCGCTCGGCGTCTTGGTCTTGAAGATCCTTCTCGTGACGCTCGCTTCGGAGTACGAGATGAGGCTCGTGCTCGGAGCTCTGACCTATACCGTTTCCGTTCTTTTGACGCTCGGCGTCTCGTTGCTCGTCAGCTTACTCGTCGCGCGGAAGAATAAAAAGATCGATATGGTCGCGGCTTTGAAAGCTCCCGAATAA
- a CDS encoding ABC transporter ATP-binding protein, whose protein sequence is MALIELKQVSKIYQTGEHIQRALDSVDLSLEKGKFIVILGPSGAGKSTLLNLLGGLDTPTEGSIAIDGKELSALTKDELASYRAETVGFVFQFYNLIPTLTVKENVALVKEISPRAFPPEKMIEEVGLLDHLNNFPSELSGGEQQRVSIARALAKNPEILLCDEPTGALDSDTGVMVLKLLLKMAKEYEKTIVIVTHNQNIAKMADVVIRVKNGKIGSVEEQEPMSADEVEW, encoded by the coding sequence ATGGCTCTTATCGAACTTAAACAAGTCAGTAAAATTTATCAAACCGGCGAGCATATCCAGCGCGCGCTCGACAGCGTGGATCTTTCACTCGAAAAGGGAAAGTTTATCGTCATATTGGGACCGAGCGGCGCGGGAAAATCCACGCTTCTGAACCTTCTCGGCGGGTTGGACACGCCGACGGAGGGCAGCATCGCGATCGATGGAAAGGAGCTTTCGGCTTTGACCAAAGACGAGCTTGCGTCCTATCGGGCGGAAACGGTCGGATTCGTCTTTCAATTCTATAATTTGATCCCGACTTTGACCGTAAAGGAGAACGTCGCTCTCGTTAAAGAGATTTCGCCTCGCGCCTTTCCGCCCGAGAAGATGATCGAAGAGGTGGGGCTTCTCGATCACCTGAATAACTTTCCTTCCGAGCTTTCGGGTGGCGAACAGCAGCGGGTCTCGATCGCTCGCGCGCTTGCGAAAAATCCCGAGATCCTTCTTTGCGACGAGCCGACCGGCGCTTTGGACAGTGACACCGGCGTTATGGTCTTGAAACTTTTGTTAAAGATGGCGAAAGAGTATGAAAAGACCATCGTCATCGTCACGCATAACCAAAATATCGCCAAAATGGCGGACGTCGTGATCCGCGTTAAAAACGGAAAGATCGGCTCGGTCGAAGAGCAGGAGCCGATGAGCGCGGACGAAGTGGAGTGGTGA
- a CDS encoding FeoB-associated Cys-rich membrane protein, with product MKVFEILLIVFCAAIVIGVIAARIVRKKKGKPSCDCGCSDCSCCSACQKAKKDIRK from the coding sequence ATGAAAGTATTCGAGATCTTGCTTATCGTTTTTTGCGCGGCGATCGTCATCGGCGTGATCGCGGCAAGGATCGTCCGAAAGAAAAAGGGAAAGCCTTCCTGCGATTGCGGGTGCTCGGATTGCTCTTGTTGCTCTGCCTGCCAAAAAGCGAAAAAAGATATTCGGAAATAA
- a CDS encoding ferrous iron transporter B, whose product MKNFALAGNPNCGKTTLFNSLTGSTAHVGNWPGVTVDKKTGTYKKCPEPVGIVDLPGIYSLSPYTPEEVIARNYILDERPDCVINIVDATNMERNLYLTTQLLEIDVPIVIALNMMDEVEKAGDKIDDKQLEERLGVPVVKISALKENGLKELMERAYAECKKERKGATVLEKSALSHLIGDVKIALKGQNVKDPLFHAIKLVENDSIETEMHKETLPMIEEFKQTFEDEIFGNDFEALVADARYKYISENFAPALKKKNKEKFQASRSDKADKVMTHKVWGIPIFLLILFAIFHLTFSEDFLYLGAIFKLPSLEDLGFLTEEGEPLNYGIRWLACLYDGAVFSPGVIINNIWNDMIVGELFGWLGGLVEGSSMDAWAVGLINNGIFDGISAVLSFLPPILVLFLFFSILEDSGYMARIAFILDRMFRRFGLSGRAFMPMIMGFGCSVPAMINTRTLADEKERTATVRVIPFFSCGAKLPILTAVAGAIVAYFNVGNADVITFLMYLLGIVAAVVSVLLMRSTTLKGETPPFIMELPAYHAPQFKNLMAHLWDKTKHFVKKAFTIILASTIVIWFLTHFSFAWKFLEDEEINQSILAGISQLVQPLFTPLGFGSQLGEYGWVFVVAAVAGLIAKENVIATFATLAACLVAVANLNIGGLDIDAEEGIDAVQAMVLATGISVPALISFIAFNMTTIPCFAAVGTAKAELQDDKRFKGTLVFWIAASYVIAAAVYTIGSWWWTSFIWAAAVAGAVALIVLWNKKVALKAKKA is encoded by the coding sequence ATGAAAAATTTCGCGCTTGCGGGAAACCCGAACTGCGGGAAAACGACCCTCTTTAACAGTTTGACCGGTTCGACGGCGCACGTCGGAAACTGGCCGGGCGTTACGGTGGATAAAAAGACCGGAACGTATAAAAAGTGTCCCGAACCCGTCGGCATCGTCGACCTCCCGGGCATCTATTCGCTTTCTCCCTACACCCCCGAAGAGGTGATCGCGAGAAATTATATCTTGGACGAAAGACCGGATTGCGTGATCAATATCGTGGACGCGACGAACATGGAGCGTAACCTTTATCTGACGACGCAGCTTCTCGAAATCGACGTCCCGATCGTCATCGCTCTCAATATGATGGACGAGGTCGAGAAAGCGGGCGACAAGATCGACGACAAGCAGCTGGAAGAAAGGCTCGGCGTCCCCGTCGTCAAGATCTCCGCGCTCAAAGAAAACGGCTTGAAAGAGCTGATGGAAAGGGCGTACGCCGAATGCAAAAAGGAAAGAAAGGGTGCGACCGTTCTCGAAAAGTCCGCGCTTTCGCACCTGATCGGCGACGTAAAGATTGCGTTGAAAGGGCAAAACGTCAAAGATCCTTTGTTCCATGCGATCAAGCTCGTGGAAAACGATTCGATCGAAACGGAAATGCATAAAGAGACGCTTCCGATGATCGAAGAATTCAAACAGACCTTCGAAGACGAGATCTTCGGAAACGATTTCGAAGCGCTGGTCGCTGACGCGCGCTACAAGTATATTTCGGAAAACTTCGCGCCCGCTTTGAAAAAGAAGAATAAAGAAAAATTCCAAGCGAGCCGCTCGGATAAAGCGGATAAGGTCATGACCCATAAGGTTTGGGGTATTCCGATCTTCCTTTTGATCTTGTTCGCGATCTTCCACTTAACGTTCAGCGAGGACTTTTTGTACCTCGGCGCGATCTTTAAGCTTCCGTCGCTCGAAGACCTCGGATTCCTGACCGAAGAAGGAGAGCCTTTGAATTACGGCATTCGTTGGCTCGCTTGCCTATATGACGGCGCGGTCTTCTCACCGGGCGTCATCATCAATAATATTTGGAACGATATGATCGTCGGCGAGCTGTTCGGTTGGCTCGGCGGACTCGTCGAAGGGTCTTCGATGGACGCTTGGGCGGTCGGGCTCATCAATAACGGTATCTTCGACGGTATCTCCGCAGTCCTGTCCTTCCTGCCCCCGATCCTCGTCTTGTTCCTGTTCTTCTCCATCCTCGAAGACAGCGGCTATATGGCGCGTATCGCCTTTATCCTCGACAGGATGTTCCGCAGATTCGGTCTTTCCGGTCGCGCGTTTATGCCGATGATCATGGGCTTCGGTTGCTCCGTCCCCGCGATGATCAACACGAGGACGCTTGCGGACGAAAAAGAACGCACCGCGACCGTTCGCGTGATCCCGTTCTTCTCCTGCGGCGCGAAACTTCCGATCCTGACCGCGGTAGCGGGCGCGATCGTCGCCTACTTCAACGTCGGAAACGCGGACGTCATTACCTTCCTTATGTACCTGCTCGGCATCGTGGCGGCGGTCGTCTCCGTGCTCTTGATGCGTTCCACGACCCTGAAAGGCGAAACGCCTCCCTTTATTATGGAGCTTCCCGCCTATCACGCGCCGCAATTCAAGAACCTGATGGCGCACTTGTGGGATAAGACCAAACACTTCGTAAAGAAAGCGTTTACGATCATTCTCGCTTCCACGATCGTGATTTGGTTCCTTACGCACTTCTCCTTCGCTTGGAAGTTCCTCGAAGACGAAGAGATCAATCAAAGTATTTTGGCAGGAATCAGCCAACTCGTGCAACCCTTGTTTACGCCGCTCGGATTCGGCAGTCAGCTCGGTGAGTACGGTTGGGTGTTCGTTGTGGCGGCGGTTGCGGGTCTCATCGCGAAAGAGAACGTTATCGCTACGTTCGCCACGTTGGCGGCTTGCTTGGTCGCCGTTGCAAACCTGAATATCGGGGGCTTGGACATCGACGCGGAAGAGGGCATAGACGCGGTTCAAGCGATGGTCCTCGCCACCGGTATCAGCGTCCCCGCTTTGATCTCGTTTATCGCGTTCAATATGACGACAATCCCCTGCTTTGCGGCGGTCGGAACGGCGAAAGCGGAACTCCAAGACGACAAACGCTTCAAAGGAACGCTCGTGTTCTGGATCGCGGCTTCCTACGTTATCGCTGCGGCGGTCTACACGATCGGTTCTTGGTGGTGGACTTCCTTCATTTGGGCTGCGGCGGTCGCGGGAGCGGTTGCTTTGATCGTCCTTTGGAATAAAAAAGTCGCTTTGAAAGCGAAGAAGGCGTAA
- a CDS encoding ferrous iron transport protein A has protein sequence MEKTLEQFEIGDRGAVKSVAGEGKIKRRLFDMGITPGAEIYMRKRAPLGDPIEVTVRGYELTLRKTEAACVVMEVKK, from the coding sequence ATGGAAAAAACGTTGGAGCAATTTGAGATCGGAGACCGCGGCGCCGTAAAAAGCGTGGCGGGCGAGGGAAAGATCAAGCGCCGTTTGTTCGATATGGGGATTACCCCGGGCGCTGAGATCTACATGAGAAAAAGGGCGCCGCTCGGCGATCCGATCGAAGTCACCGTTCGCGGTTATGAGCTGACGCTTCGTAAGACCGAAGCGGCTTGCGTCGTTATGGAGGTGAAAAAATGA
- a CDS encoding ferrous iron transport protein A: MPIVLAPINRNLTIVRIVTDEKTKKHLESLGVTVNGSVTVLSSSGGTVVVKIKDGRIALDSNLSTKIFVA, translated from the coding sequence ATGCCGATCGTGTTAGCGCCGATCAATCGGAATTTGACGATCGTTCGCATCGTGACGGACGAAAAGACGAAAAAGCACCTCGAAAGCCTCGGCGTCACCGTAAACGGTTCGGTGACGGTTTTGTCGTCGAGCGGAGGAACGGTCGTCGTCAAGATTAAAGACGGTAGGATCGCATTGGACAGTAATTTATCGACAAAGATCTTTGTCGCGTAA